A single Botrytis cinerea B05.10 chromosome 1, complete sequence DNA region contains:
- the Bcmms2 gene encoding Bcmms2, which produces MAKVPRNFRLLEELEKGEKGLGADACSYGLTDGDDLYMSNWNGTILGPPHSVHENRIYSLTMHCGENYPDVPPTIKFTNKINLPGVQDDGKVDPSKFACLANWQRHNTMETALTELRRYMASPTNKKLPQPQEGSTYD; this is translated from the exons ATGGCGAAAGTACCAAGAAACTTTAGATTGCTcgaggagttggagaaggGCGAAAAGGGTCTCGGAGCTG ACGCTTGCTCTTATGGTCTGACGGACGGCGACGACTTATACATGTCCAACTGGAATGGCACGATTCTCGGTCCTCCACAC AGCGTTCATGAGAATCGCATCTACTCTCTTACCATGCATTGTGGAGAGAACTATCCCGATGTTCCACCAACTATCAAGTTCACTAATAAGATCAACCTTCCTGGTGTGCAAGATGATGGCAAA GTCGACCCTTCAAAGTTTGCATGCCTTGCGAACTGGCAACGCCACAACACAATGGAGACTGCCTTGACCGAGCTGAGAAG ATACATGGCATCTCCAACCAACAAGAAGCTCCCTCAACCACAAGAGGGTTCTACTTACGATTAA